A genomic segment from Synchiropus splendidus isolate RoL2022-P1 chromosome 18, RoL_Sspl_1.0, whole genome shotgun sequence encodes:
- the baz2a gene encoding bromodomain adjacent to zinc finger domain protein 2A isoform X1, whose product MEANDHFNYGSPPSTNSGLKLSSGDSHYSNGSSMSFSQQGKNMNGEMNVNGTSTVAGSGVAGSHPPTAPFPNVSNHHPSNMGYDYRWGGHPQYGPAMSPGLGAHQKQLPPGTVQSQPQHQFQDRGQYQLNGEGSLPPPVTGSANMSLAGSQYWNRNSPGPQSLPYNSHSMYGTYQGQTHPVISSSQHHQQQPPHSAANQLLQQHLQSHRQPHHLHQQQYGMMPNGMPYYQHQPQQPSLQPSTQQQMSKQPLPLGQSQLMHPGPRNFSPLCDSPLNPRARGPGSPLPAVVSSTSLLSSPNLQDKESAKTEDNKRSPSAGSLSSSFPGHNIIDNSYNGTKKALVPETLPRKSPHSDADVGHKGDFHQSLAPSFQKELVSPLRDSAETIPPLTMLSKPPEASSSSVGLPPSLTPKTTATISSSEMEPQTHLPPPSNVSSATSLPAPPKLFPTARVEQEIRPLPASTEISPEGSKHHSPPLSAIPKLHADDVTRPSAGVSIPSRSLESVVHQIKSTLTPSASEPPSFSSQSFTPSHSAPISSLQQMVQGSMPPLISSYRPDAKPPQHGASKLQPGVSPGSSMLANVHSSNSGPPMLMPTLGTTTNLNSYKSTTELPSVKTPVFQSSGSALNPQQQTPPALDSGPSLSSVDPLTTQTHSSGTPHESSAMQPLSTLPLRTTQASRTAPLSAPPALVSVTSALKLHPPNATSLSQQPEHQNNGEGWKSMTVATTHGCLSDINAGAASTLPDIKSAATQNSEVYKHKSVDLPRLPFSTSTPERRHPNKGQFENMDSDKDKDETSSSEVTASVESACFTGIEAERTTASKQMDHSSHSASQLEYSSACAVPSDLDSSTALDKTMESETSFNDDSSYLDNSQSRDRTSQFNCTSNAEDDLSTPFDTTQGSNSSVESSEDHMLGNEAETSQTGDIMDTSSMTEESMVGSSQTEKHQADSSMPLYHQNQELEADSESKGLDTTDSAGCKKAPLIFKMSSFKASADNSAAEPLQPAAQQMLSTTAGRLKSPGRPRKVQTPNAAPGTPGGPQRSPRVRTPKVQPDEDVKEKGVRGRKRKQSAGVSSDVMDSISATIEAVLASTSTLSTTLEIPQHLRKIQIHEKGETVIKFPRQDADSTADDVDDNEDSYTTGEPHKRRVATEEQVKFPLMHGWRREIRVRKTENRLKGETWYYTPCGRRMKQFPEIIKYLKKHPDGIVTREHFSFSPRMPVGDYYIEKETPEGMKWFLLANEEIPSMIMAITGRRGRPPNPDKPLAVRPFRVGPPRRPGRPPKLKMIDLLSKVDAKLLNRLEAKETLTEEEKVKMAKIKKKMKKKARMKRREDAKIKKMKEEKKRAKLEQEIRHLEQNDGSVGPNAPDAASLVEPKRPGRKRSTPVEAPPVQQTDEERIAQGKRVLGARSKAKAIAKAQADAEAAAQAARAAKRSAERRMQAQRRLEERKRQQLITEELRKPAEDMCLTDHKPLPELSRIRGLVLSGSAFAHLLTVVEFLHGYGKLIGLNVPKDIPGLATLQEGLLGLGDSQGEVLDLLIKLMDAALHDPGLPSFYQSVKILGDKLADLQLTRSTVSEVLRIFLESYGFESEVCNTLRTKPFHALNPDTKAAILAFVVDELNSCNIVTNDIDNTMENMSTYRKNKWVIEGKLRKLKAALARRTGRSEEELCFEERRRSARVAEEENLNLEESGVLLERSSRRSRKEEPKISDNESPTTASIPELERQIDKLTKRQAFFRKKLQQSSHSMRAIMLGQDRYRRRYLALPHLGGVLVEGPEELLTSEDVLVADVPVTFFKKEVKTEESPITTSPPLTQPSSPSSAAHVKAQFSEDDDPLPGTASLMSRPRGRGRPRKIKPEVELHLRTAKIRRRRRSSIRSGAADAPQSPDNCSLDLMQTSIQDWNAQSEDAMTIGAATDPSDPAAQPDESVKEMAEKRGQWFNLLPKEPCDDSSLSESQAPSSPPKLLPQVSSPPSVVDDPQVQTDLLLPPTGLESTDPAIQAVPGNDSTASQDVVTDQQDVPMAEPALPSMQHNVSTPPATPACPQSAPPVLLPATNPVRTPVTPNRPGRRRRRGSRGSSPARRGPRGPAAKRRGRPPNSMFQELEQQYFTQMVVKPIPTSMVRGWWWISDPEELYSTLQALHPRGIREKVLHKHLAKHMESLAEMCKKSINDSIFDLKEEAKDGLLEVLQQPWQVQDKAMETDIDALKWVEDLEQRVLAADLQLKAPPQSAGNDAESNTETPIAEFLAYTVPDPDSSRDDLQYYEHDADPRDDWIVRTKKEWSGLPRIATHPLDLAVLRLANLERNIERRYLKEPLWNPAEVMKLAPLTPTPGEEEMPMDASCLESEITSRLRTWRQALDRVRSAPQVCLCLAQLERAIAWERSVTKVTCQVCRKGDNDDCLLLCDGCDRGCHMYCLKPKITRVPEGDWFCPHCVAKEESDSPRSSKKRTRVKRKRYEEGSSDEDMPPRRTAAMATRHKEPASSSSSPRSSGDAGAAKRRRMTTRNQPDLTFCEIILMEMEAHADAWPFLEPVNPRLVPGYRRIIKNPMDFLTMRERLLQGGYCSHEEFAADAQLVFNNCELFNEDTSEVGVAGHSMRRFFESRWAEFYSNKDK is encoded by the exons ATGGAAGCAAATGATCATTTCAACTATGGCAGCCCCCCTTCTACAAACTCAGGACTGAAACTCTCCTCAGGGGATTCTCATTATTCTAACGGTTCCTCCATGAGTTTTTCTCAACAAGGAAAGA ATATGAACGGCGAAATGAATGTGAATGGCACCTCTACTGTAGCCGGGTCTGGTGTGGCTGGTTCCCATCCACCAACCGCTCCTTTTCCTAATGTGAGCAACCACCACCCAAGCAACATGGGGTATGACTACAGATGGGGAGGTCACCCACAGTATGGTCCAGCTATGTCTCCCGGGCTTGGTGCTCACCAGAAGCAGCTTCCTCCTGGGACTGTGCAATCTCAGCCACAGCACCAATTTCAGGATCGTGGACAGTACCAACTTAATGGGGAAGGGTCCCTTCCGCCTCCTGTGACAGGTTCAGCGAACATGTCTCTTGCCGGGAGCCAGTACTGGAACAGAAACAGTCCTGGACCACAGTCTCTCCCCTATAATTCCCACAGTATGTATGGAACCTACCAGGGTCAAACACATCCTGTTATTTCGTCATCACAGCATCACCAGCAGCAACCTCCGCATTCGGCAGCGAACCAACTGTTGCAGCAGCACCTCCAGTCCCACCGTCAGCCACATCATCTACACCAGCAACAATATGGCATGATGCCGAATGGAATGCCGTACTACCAGCATCAGCCGCAGCAGCCATCTTTGCAACCATCCACCCAGCAGCAGATGTCAAAGCAACCCTTGCCCCTTGGACAGTCTCAGCTGATGCACCCAGGTCCCCGAAATTTTAGCCCTTTGTGTGACAGTCCTCTGAACCCCAGAGCAAGAGGCCCTGGCAGTCCTCTACCTGCAGTGGTGTCCTCAACATCATTGCTGTCATCACCAAATCTGCAGGATAAGGAGTCAGCCAAAACTGAGGATAATAAGAGGAGTCCAAGTGCTGGAAGCTTGTCTTCTTCCTTCCCAG GCCACAACATCATAGACAATAGCTACAATGGCACGAAAAAGGCACTCGTTCCAGAGACCCTCCCAAGAAAATCCCCCCATTCTGATGCCGACGTGGGACACAAGGGTGATTTTCATCAGTCTTTAGCTCCATCCTTCCAAAAAGAATTGGTCTCTCCTTTACGGGATTCTGCAGAAACCATTCCTCCCCTCACCATGTTGTCCAAACCCCCtgaagcttcttcttcttctgtgggtCTACCGCCCTCTTTGACTCCCAAAACAACTGCGACCATATCTTCCAGTGAAATGGAACCTCAGACACATTTACCACCACCATCTAATGTTTCTTCTGCAACATCTCTACCTGCTCCTCCAAAGCTGTTCCCAACTGCCAGGGTAGAACAAGAAATCCGACCTCTTCCTGCTTCCACCGAGATATCTCCTGAGGGATCTAAGCATCACTCCCCTCCCCTCTCAGCAATTCCAAAGTTGCATGCTGACGATGTGACTCGGCCTTCAGCAGGGGTTTCAATTCCTTCGCGGTCATTGGAATCAGTAGTTCACCAGATAAAGtcaactttgactccgtcagcaTCTGAACCCCCTTCATTTTCTTCCCAAAGCTTCACTCCCTCTCACTCTGCCCCAATCTCTTCTCTTCAACAAATGGTTCAAGGGTCAATGCCTCCTCTCATTTCTTCCTACCGTCCAGATGCAAAGCCGCCACAACACGGAGCCTCAAAATTACAGCCTGGGGTGTCCCCTGGGTCCAGTATGCTAGCAAATGTACATTCCTCTAATAGCGGGCCGCCCATGCTGATGCCCACTTTAGGGACAACAACAAATCTCAACTCCTATAAATCAACCACCGAATTGCCGTCGGTCAAAACTCCTGTGTTTCAATCTTCTGGCTCGGCACTCAACCCTCAGCAGCAAACTCCTCCGGCTCTTGATTCTGGTCCTTCCTTGTCTTCTGTAGATCCATTGACAACCCAGACCCACTCATCTGGAACACCCCATGAAAGTAGTGCAATGCAACCTCTGTCTACCCTACCTCTTAGAACCACTCAAGCCTCCAGGACTGCACCTTTGTCTGCCCCTCCTGCCTTGGTGTCAGTGACCTCTGCACTGAAGCTGCATCCTCCTAATGCCACTAGCTTGTCTCAACAGCCGGAGCACCAGAACAATGGCGAGGGTTGGAAATCTATGACAGTTGCAACAACACACGGATGCCTCTCTGACATTAATGCTGGCGCTGCATCAACATTGCCAGACATTAAATCAGCTGCGACTCAGAATTCTGAAGTTTACAAACACAAATCAGTTGACCTTCCCAGATTACCCTTTTCAACCTCAACTCCTGAGCGAAGGCACCCCAACAAGGGCCAGTTTGAAAATATGGATAGCGATAAAGACAAGGACGAGACAAGTTCTTCAGAGGTCACAGCATCGGTGGAATCAGCGTGCTTTACGGGCATAGAGGCAGAGCGTACCACAGCAAGTAAACAGATGGACCACTCATCACATTCTGCCTCTCAGCTGGAGTACAGCTCAGCGTGTGCCGTTCCTTCGGATCTTGACAGCAGCACCGCTCTGGATAAAACGATGGAGAGTGAAACCTCATTCAATGATGACAGCAGCTACTTAGACAATTCTCAATCAAGGGACAGAACGTCTCAGTTTAACTGCACGTCAAATGCCGAAGACGACCTCTCCACTCCTTTTGACACCACTCAAGGAAGCAATTCCTCTGTGGAATCCTCAGAAGATCACATGCTAGGAAATGAAGCTGAAACCTCTCAGACAGGTGACATTATGGACACCTCTAGCATGACTGAAGAATCCATGGTTGGGTCCTCTCAAACGGAAAAACATCAAGCTGATTCAAGCATGCCATTGTACCACCAAAATCAAG agcttGAAGCAGATTCAGAATCCAAAGGGCTTGACACAACAGACTCGGCGGGGTGTAAAAAAGCACCTCTTATTTTCAAGATGTCCTCCTTCAAGGCCTCAGCAGACAACTCTGCTGCAGAGCCACTTCAACCTGCCGCTCAACAGATGTTGTCGACCACTGCCGGACGTCTGAAATCTCCAGGGAGACCGAGGAAAGTTCAAACTCCAAATGCTGCTCCGGGTACTCCGGGGGGGCCTCAGAGATCACCTCGCGTTCGAACCCCCAAGGTCCAGCCTGATGAAGATGTGAAAGAGAAAGGAGTTCGGGGGAGGAAGCGGAAGCAGTCTGCAGGTGTGAGTTCAGATGTGATGGATTCCATTTCTGCTACGATAGAGGCAGTTCTTGCCAGCACATCCACACTCAGCACAACACTGGAGATTCCTCAGCATCTGAGAAAAATTCAAATACACGAGAAAGGCGAAACGGTCATCAAGTTCCCCAGACAAGATGCCGACAGCACTGCAGATGATGTTGATGACAACGAGGACAGTTATACAACTG GTGAGCCTCACAAACGACGAGTGGCAACAGAGGAGCAGGTCAAGTTTCCGTTGATGCATGG CTGGCGGCGAGAGATTCGtgtgaggaaaacagagaatcGCTTGAAAGGTGAAACATGGTACTATACACCATGTGGACGAAGGATGAAGCAGTTCCCTGAAATAATCAAG TACTTGAAGAAGCACCCGGATGGTATTGTGACCAGGGAACACTTCAGTTTCAGCCCCCGTATGCCTGTTGGCGACTACTACATTGAGAAAGAAACCCCAGAG GGCATGAAGTGGTTCCTCTTGGCTAATGAGGAGATCCCTTCCATGATCATGGCCATCACTGGACGGCGAGGTCGACCTCCGAATCCCGACAAGCCCCTTGCAGTTCGTCCCTTCAGAGTAGGGCCTCCGCGTCGCCCGGGCAGGCCCCCGAAACTCAAGATGATCGACCTGCTCAGTAAAGTTGATGCAAAGCTGTTGAACCGACTCGAGGCCAAgg AGACGCTCACCGAAGAAGAGAAGGTGAAAATGGCAAAAatcaagaagaaaatgaagaaaaag GCCAGaatgaagagaagagaggatgCAAAGATCAAGAagatgaaagaggaaaagaaaagagccAAG CTTGAGCAAGAGATCAGACATCTTGAACAGAATGATGGCTCAGTGGGTCCCAACGCCCCTGACGCTGCCTCTTTAGTTGAGCCCAAGAGGCCTGGTCGAAAGAGATCAACTCCAGTCGAGGCCCCACCTGTCCAGCAGACAGATGAGGAGAGGATTGCCCAAGGGAAGAGGGTGCTGGGGGCTCGGAGTAAAGCCAAGGCCATCGCTAAAGCCCAGGCTGACGCAGAAGCTGCTGCTCAGGCTGCACGGGCAGCCAAGAGGTCCGCGGAGAGGAGGATGCAAGCGCAGAGACGCTTGGAGGAACGGAAGAGGCAGCAATTGATCACAGAAGAGCTAAGGAAGCCTGCAGAGGACATGTGTCTCACTGACCACAAA CCCTTGCCAGAGCTCTCCCGCATCCGGGGGCTGGTCCTCTCTGGATCTGCTTTTGCACACCTCCTGACTGTGGTCGAATTTCTCCATGGTTATGGAAAATTGATAGGTCTTAATGTGCCAAAGGACATCCCAGGTCTAGCTACTCTACAGGAGGGCCTTCTTGGCTTGGGGGACAGCCAGGGTGAGGTCCTCGACCTCCTGATCAAGCTAATGGATGCTGCACTGCATGACCCTGGTCTACCATCCTTTTATCAA TCGGTGAAGATCCTGGGCGACAAGCTGGCTGACCTGCAGCTGACCCGCAGCACTGTTTCAGAAGTTCTTCGGATCTTTCTGGAGTCTTACGGTTTTGAAAGCGAGGTGTGCAACACACTGAGAACCAAACCCTTCCACGCTCTGAATCCTGACACCAAGGCAGCCATCTTGGCATTCGTGGTGGATGAACTGAACAGTTGCAACATTGTGACAAA TGACATTGACAACACAATGGAAAACATGTCAACCTACAGGAAAAACAAGTGGGTCATTGAGGGGAAACTTCGCAA ACTGAAGGCAGCTCTTGCAAGACGCACTGGACGATCAGAGGAAGAGCTGTGCTTTGAGGAGAGGCGGCGCAGTGCACGAGTGGCTGAAGAGGAGAACCTCAACCTGGAGGAGAGTGGAGTCTTGCTGGAGAGGAGCAGCCGGCGTTCACGTAAAGAAGAGCCCAAAATTAGTGAC AATGAGAGCCCCACTACTGCGAGCATTCCAGAGCTAGAGAGACAGATCGATAAATTAACAAAG CGCCAAGCTTTTTTCCGCAAAAAGCTGCAGCAGTCTTCTCACTCCATGCGAGCGATTATGTTGGGTCAGGACCGTTACCGCCGCAGATACCTGGCTCTACCTCATCTCGGAGGGGTTCTGGTCGAGGGACCGGAGGAGCTCCTGA CGTCAGAAGACGTGCTGGTGGCTGATGTCCCTGTCACCTTCTTTAAAAAGGAGGTCAAAACAGAGGAATCTCCAATAACTACCTCCCCACCTTTGACGCAACCTTCCTCACCGTCTTCTGCTGCCCATGTAAAAGCCCAGTTCTCTGAAGACGACGATCCGCTCCCTGGCACTGCCTCCCTCATGAGCAGGCCGAGAGGACGAGGACGACCCCGAAAAATTAAACCAGAAGTGGAGCTGCACCTCCGTACCGCAAAGATCCGCCGTCGCCGCAGAAGCAGCATCAGATCGGGGGCTGCAGATGCGCCACAGTCTCCGGACAATTGTTCGCTCGACCTCATGCAGACCTCCATTCAGGATTGGAATGCCCAGTCAGAGGATGCCATGACCATTGGCGCCGCGACCGATCCGTCTGATCCTGCTGCTCAACCAGACGAGAGTGTGAAGGAGATGGCTGAGAAACGAGGCCAGTGGTTCAACCTGCTGCCAAAAGAACCATGTGATGACAGTTCGCTTTCAGAATCGCAGGCACCTTCATCGCCACCTAAACTCCTCCCTCAGGTCTCAAGTCCTCCATCTGTGGTCGATGATCCACAAGTGCAG ACGGATCTTCTCTTACCTCCTACCGGTCTGGAATCCACTGACCCGGCCATTCAAGCGGTGCCAGGAAACGATAGCACAGCATCGCAGGATGTGGTGACCGACCAGCAGGACGTTCCAATGGCAGAACCGGCGCTTCCTTCTATGCAGCATAATGTTTCCACACCACCTGCGACCCCCGCCTGTCCTCAGTCCGCACCCCCTGTTCTTCTCCCGGCCACCAATCCAGTCCGCACACCAGTCACTCCGAACCGACCGGGTCGCAGACGCCGCCGCGGGAGTAGAGGCAGCAGTCCGGCACGTAGAGGTCCGCGAGGACCCGCTGCCAAACGCAGGGGGCGTCCTCCCAACTCCATGTTCCAGGAGCTTGAGCAGCAGTACTTCACTCAGATGGTGGTCAAGCCCATTCCAACAT CGATGGTGCGTGGCTGGTGGTGGATCAGTGATCCAGAGGAACTTTACAGCACCTTGCAAGCGTTACATCCGCGAGGCATCAGAGAGAAAGTTCTTCACAAGCATTTGGCAAAACACATGGAGAGTCTGGCTGAAATGTGCAAAAAATCCATTAATG ACTCCATATTTGATCTGAAGGAGGAAGCAAAGGATGGTCTCCTGGAAGTTCTGCAGCAACCCTGGCAAGTGCAAGACAAAGCAATGGAGACGGACATCGACGCCCTCAAGTGGGTGGAGGACTTAGAACAGCGTGTGCTTGCTGCCGACCTCCAGCTCAAG GCCCCTCCTCAGAGTGCAGGAAATGATGCAGAGTCAAACACTGAGACGCCAATAGCAGAATTTCTG GCCTACACTGTCCCGGATCCGGACTCGTCCCGTGACGACCTACAGTACTACGAGCACGACGCCGACCCTAGGGACGATTGGATCGTCCGGACGAAGAAGGAGTGGTCCGGCCTTCCTCGGATAGCCACGCACCCGTTAGACTTGGCGGTGTTGCGGCTGGCCAACTTGGAGCGCAACATCGAGAGGCGCTACCTGAAGGAGCCGCTGTGGAACCCTGCTGAGGTGATGAAGCTCGCACCCCTCACCCCGACCCCGGGAGAGGAAGAGATGCCCATGGATGCCAGCTG CCTGGAAAGTGAGATCACTTCCAGACTGCGGACGTGGCGGCAGGCTCTGGATCGGGTTCGAAGTGCTCcgcaggtgtgtttgtgtttagcCCAGCTGGAGAGGGCCATCGCCTGGGAGAGATCTGTGACCAAAGTG ACGTGCCAGGTGTGTCGGAAGGGAGACAACGACGACTGTCTGCTGCTGTGCGACGGATGCGATCGAGGATGTCACATGTACTGTTTGAAGCCCAAGATCACCCGGGTGCCTGAGGGAGACTGGTTCTGTCcacactgtgttgctaag GAGGAAAGTGACTCGCCCCGCTCGTCCAAAAAGCGCACCAGGGTAAAAAGGAAGCGGTATGAAGAGGGGAGCTCGGACGAAGACATGCCGCCCCGCCGCACTGCTGCCATGGCGACGCGACACAAGGAGCCTGCAAGCTCCTCCTCGTCCCCGCGCTCCTCTGGGGATGCAGGTGCTGCTAAAAGACGACGCATGACCACCCGCAACCAGCCTGACCTCACCTTCTGCGA GATCATTCTCATGGAGATGGAGGCGCATGCAGACGCATGGCCCTTCCTTGAACCTGTAAACCCCAGACTGGTGCCTGGCTACCGTCGCATTATCAAGAACCCCATGGACTTCCTCACCATGAGGGAACGGCTACTGCAGGGAGG ATATTGCAGCCACGAAGAGTTCGCCGCCGATGCTCAGTTGGTCTTCAACAATTGCGAGCTTTTCAACGAGGACACTTCTGAGGTGGGTGTGGCAGGACACTCCATGAGGCGCTTTTTCGAGAGCCGCTGGGCCGAGTTCTACTCCAACAAGGACAAATAG